A region of Planococcus sp. MSAK28401 DNA encodes the following proteins:
- a CDS encoding transcriptional regulator, SarA/Rot family encodes MDKPTKLEQQLCFEVYKASSNFSKLYAKTLEPFGLTFTQYLVLLVLWEEDGLTMKEIGGQLGLGTGTLNPIINRMIQNGRIVKEQSAEDRRAFRISLTEQSRADEKPIEQAIHDKITSCNYLDVNAIELMNNLKALNAFFGEMDL; translated from the coding sequence ATGGACAAACCAACCAAACTGGAACAGCAATTATGCTTTGAAGTGTATAAAGCATCGAGCAATTTCTCGAAACTTTATGCCAAGACCTTAGAACCGTTCGGCCTGACCTTTACGCAGTATTTGGTCTTGCTCGTGTTGTGGGAAGAAGACGGCTTGACGATGAAAGAGATCGGCGGACAACTCGGGCTCGGCACCGGCACGCTCAATCCGATCATCAACCGCATGATTCAAAATGGCCGCATCGTGAAAGAACAATCGGCTGAAGACCGCCGCGCTTTCCGTATTTCTTTGACGGAGCAATCGCGTGCAGATGAAAAACCGATTGAGCAGGCCATTCACGACAAGATTACCAGCTGCAATTATCTTGATGTCAATGCCATCGAACTGATGAACAACTTGAAAGCCTTGAATGCATTTTTCGGCGAGATGGATCTATGA
- a CDS encoding organic hydroperoxide resistance protein, producing MKPIFETTMINSGGREGTVYSPDNIFNLDVAKPVALGGQPNTATNPEQLFAAGYSSCFNSALDFVLERDKVKVTNSEVTATVSLLGDKADGGVKLAVRLEVDIDGLEEGKKQEYVDKAHAYCPYSKAIKDSVDVEIVVR from the coding sequence ATGAAACCAATATTTGAAACGACAATGATCAACAGCGGCGGACGCGAAGGCACAGTTTATTCACCGGATAATATTTTCAACCTCGATGTGGCAAAACCAGTCGCGCTTGGCGGCCAGCCGAATACGGCAACCAACCCTGAGCAATTGTTTGCGGCAGGCTATAGCTCTTGCTTCAACAGTGCATTGGACTTCGTGTTGGAACGTGATAAAGTGAAAGTAACGAACAGCGAAGTCACAGCGACGGTTTCCTTGCTTGGCGATAAAGCAGACGGCGGCGTGAAACTCGCAGTACGCCTTGAAGTGGATATCGACGGCTTGGAAGAGGGCAAGAAACAGGAGTATGTCGACAAAGCCCATGCGTATTGCCCATATTCCAAAGCGATCAAAGATTCAGTGGACGTGGAGATTGTCGTTCGATAA
- a CDS encoding methyltransferase family protein, with protein sequence MGWMDWVFTAVSVIWLVEFIVFKNRETGQGDPVEKRTFFGILLSLIATIAVGFWLQELAETELASVLRPIGLVLLIVGVFLRFWGIIHLKSQFTRHVTVREGDTIVSSGPYRKLRHPLYTGLFLIGIGMALFFTSPIAAIAGGLLLAFALNKRMQHEEALLVEKFGPEYKEWMRHRARLIPYIY encoded by the coding sequence ATGGGCTGGATGGACTGGGTTTTCACCGCCGTGAGCGTTATTTGGCTGGTCGAATTCATCGTTTTTAAAAATCGCGAGACCGGGCAAGGCGACCCGGTCGAAAAAAGGACGTTCTTTGGGATTCTGTTGTCGCTGATTGCCACCATCGCGGTTGGTTTTTGGCTCCAGGAACTGGCAGAAACTGAACTGGCATCGGTGCTCAGGCCGATTGGGCTCGTGCTGCTTATTGTCGGCGTCTTTTTGCGATTTTGGGGGATCATTCACTTGAAATCACAATTTACACGCCACGTGACGGTTAGGGAAGGTGATACAATCGTCAGCAGCGGCCCTTACCGTAAGCTGCGCCACCCGCTTTATACCGGCTTGTTTTTGATCGGCATCGGCATGGCGCTATTCTTTACGAGCCCTATTGCGGCGATTGCCGGCGGCTTGCTGCTCGCTTTTGCACTCAATAAACGCATGCAGCACGAAGAAGCCTTGCTCGTTGAAAAGTTTGGCCCTGAATACAAGGAATGGATGAGGCACCGCGCGCGCTTGATTCCTTATATTTATTGA